Proteins encoded in a region of the Mucilaginibacter sabulilitoris genome:
- a CDS encoding alpha/beta hydrolase family protein, translated as MRQIPIVDFFKTPEKSSYRISPDGKYVSYLKPYKDKQNLFIQSLADGKEHMATNFDDYSVRGDYFWTYNNQLIFSQDLIDYDSLKMYAIDVATNQKRIILSQQKVRVSLVNRNKLQPDVITIRMNKRDPANFDIYRLNTKNGELTPYLINPGNITEWFPDADGKIRLVKSSDGVNETILYRPDDNAPFKPIIENNFKNSVKPVAFTGVKNYFYALSNVNRDKTALVEINAEDGKEQRTIFDCSKADVLYVEYSRNKHRVEFAGWEEAKPRKHFLIPGIERIYHNLQQRQQLKGNEIRVIDRDSAENKFILNTYTDRNPGSYYLYENSTDKLTKLGDMNSSLVPADLCSMQPIAYKARDGLLINGYLTLPLGEKRTNLPVVVMPHNGPWSRDSWGYDEQVQFLANRGYAVFQVNYRGSTGYGKAFRSAGFKQVGGKIQDDITDGVHWLINQKIANPKKIAIFGGGFGGFSALYGVSFHPELYNCAVVQYGLINFFTYIKDAPPFFKPYLKMTYEMVGNPETDADQLRAISPVFHTDKIKVPLIIFQGAKDQRANISELNQFVRELRKRNVDVKYFLKPNERAFFRSEHTRMEMYAEIEKFLDNNMRVKP; from the coding sequence GTGAGGCAGATACCTATTGTTGATTTTTTTAAGACACCTGAAAAAAGCTCCTACAGAATATCCCCCGACGGTAAATATGTATCGTATTTGAAGCCGTACAAAGACAAGCAAAACCTTTTTATACAATCGCTGGCCGATGGCAAGGAGCACATGGCCACCAACTTCGACGATTACTCGGTAAGGGGCGATTATTTCTGGACATACAATAACCAACTGATTTTTAGTCAGGATTTGATTGATTATGATAGTTTAAAAATGTACGCTATAGATGTGGCTACCAATCAGAAACGGATCATACTGTCGCAGCAAAAGGTAAGGGTTAGCCTGGTGAACCGCAATAAGCTACAGCCTGATGTGATAACCATCAGAATGAATAAGCGCGACCCGGCAAATTTTGACATATACCGCCTTAATACTAAAAATGGTGAGCTGACACCTTACCTTATAAACCCGGGTAATATTACCGAATGGTTTCCCGATGCCGATGGTAAAATACGCCTCGTTAAATCATCAGACGGGGTAAACGAAACCATTTTATACCGCCCCGATGATAATGCTCCGTTTAAGCCTATTATTGAGAATAATTTTAAAAACTCGGTAAAACCAGTTGCGTTTACCGGGGTGAAAAACTATTTCTACGCCCTGTCAAACGTTAACCGCGATAAAACTGCCCTGGTTGAAATTAATGCCGAGGACGGTAAAGAGCAGCGAACAATTTTTGATTGCAGTAAGGCCGATGTGCTGTATGTTGAATATTCAAGAAACAAGCACCGTGTTGAGTTTGCGGGCTGGGAGGAGGCTAAACCGCGTAAACATTTCTTAATACCGGGAATTGAACGTATATATCATAACCTGCAGCAGCGCCAGCAGCTTAAGGGTAACGAAATAAGGGTGATTGACCGTGATAGTGCCGAAAATAAATTTATTTTAAACACCTATACCGACCGCAACCCGGGCTCATATTACCTGTATGAAAACAGCACAGATAAACTGACTAAACTGGGCGATATGAACTCGAGCCTGGTACCCGCAGATTTGTGCTCCATGCAGCCCATAGCCTACAAAGCACGTGATGGTTTGCTGATAAACGGATATTTAACTTTGCCCCTCGGCGAAAAACGGACTAACCTGCCGGTCGTGGTTATGCCTCATAACGGCCCTTGGAGCCGAGATTCATGGGGTTATGATGAGCAGGTGCAGTTTTTGGCCAATCGCGGATATGCTGTTTTTCAGGTTAATTACCGTGGTTCAACAGGTTATGGTAAAGCGTTCAGGAGCGCTGGCTTTAAGCAGGTAGGCGGTAAAATACAGGATGATATAACCGATGGCGTACACTGGCTTATTAATCAGAAAATTGCTAATCCTAAAAAGATCGCCATATTTGGCGGCGGTTTTGGCGGCTTTTCGGCATTGTATGGTGTGTCGTTCCATCCGGAGCTTTATAACTGCGCCGTTGTGCAATACGGGCTCATTAACTTTTTTACGTATATTAAGGATGCGCCGCCGTTTTTTAAGCCGTATTTAAAAATGACGTACGAAATGGTTGGCAACCCCGAAACTGATGCCGACCAGCTGCGGGCTATTTCGCCTGTGTTTCATACTGATAAGATAAAAGTTCCGTTAATTATTTTTCAGGGCGCAAAAGATCAGCGTGCAAACATCAGCGAACTGAACCAATTTGTACGCGAGTTGCGTAAACGTAATGTAGATGTGAAATATTTTTTGAAGCCCAATGAACGGGCCTTTTTCAGAAGTGAGCATACCCGCATGGAAATGTATGCCGAAATAGAAAAATTCCTGGATAACAATATGCGGGTTAAACCTTAA